A window of the Sandaracinaceae bacterium genome harbors these coding sequences:
- a CDS encoding UPF0182 family protein, with protein MPQYPKREPPRPSLALSFLVGALLLSVFLPLWAGVYIDLRWFRSLGHGAVYATILRTQLTVGVLSGLGFAGFLYAQGRLALRLSNGFTSPRPRTPNGLPTPQLDLGDWAPRIVSPVSTLAGVLYGMVAARDWEVYSKYVQGVAFGRQDPIFGRDLSFYFFDLPALTAVFGAVQAAVVMSGLLTAAVYALRGGVVLDVGKLRAHRRVRVHGSALLASFLVLLAVGAWLDRFELLFSDQGPVAGASYADVHAKLPALLLLSGVAVVAAVLVLVSATRQRLVLVGVALGLVIGTDLLAVRVYPALVERFSVQPNEAQREAPFIAHNIAATRHAYGLDNVTVRDLNTARALTPEDIANNQGTLDNVRLWDHRELLDTFAQIQEIRTYYDFESVDNDRYVVNGQLRQIMLSPRELQAEALPSRTWINERFTFTHGYGLTLGPVNQATPEGLPVLYVQDIPPQAVEGTTFEVTRPGIYFGELSNDHVFVRTRNDEFDHPAGDENVFTTYTGRAGVRLDSVWTQLLVGLRLGQLKLLLSNDITEDSRVLLYRNIRQRAERIAPFLTYDRDPYVVLRDNGSLVWILDAYTQSDRYPYAQPLADGTNYMRNAVKVVIDAYDGTVDYYVNDPSDPVLSTYRHMFPELFRDLSDMPDDLQRHLRYPEDLFGVQTRMFTTYHMSEPELVYNREDQWEIPQLTRADASQAMAPYYTVMRLPGEQQEEFILMLPYTPKRKENLAAWMVARSDGEHRGELVVYKLPRDRLVFGPQQIMNRIHQDAEISRQVSLWDQRGSQALFGTLLVIPIEESLIYVAPLYLRSSREGAGTRAPGTGPAGRIPELKRVIVVYQNQIVMESTLDLAIRQLFGGTPSAPHAGAEGRAASSTTDTATGVVAPAGTLADAPPTDEGDDTLPDLSTDPRVRAHQLYERALRAQREGRWADYGDSINALGETLSELRSDAESQAVDTGND; from the coding sequence GCCACGCACCCCGAACGGGCTCCCCACGCCGCAGCTGGACCTCGGCGACTGGGCGCCGCGCATCGTCAGCCCCGTGTCCACCCTCGCGGGGGTACTCTATGGCATGGTCGCCGCGCGCGACTGGGAGGTCTATTCCAAGTACGTGCAGGGCGTGGCGTTCGGGCGGCAGGACCCCATCTTCGGGCGCGACCTGAGCTTCTACTTCTTCGATCTGCCCGCGTTGACCGCGGTGTTCGGCGCGGTCCAGGCCGCGGTGGTCATGAGCGGGCTGCTGACGGCCGCGGTCTACGCGCTGCGTGGCGGCGTGGTGCTCGACGTCGGCAAGCTCCGGGCTCATCGACGCGTGCGGGTGCATGGCAGCGCGCTGCTCGCCTCGTTCCTCGTGCTGCTCGCCGTCGGGGCTTGGCTCGACCGCTTCGAGCTGCTCTTCTCCGACCAGGGGCCGGTGGCGGGCGCCAGCTATGCCGACGTCCACGCCAAGCTGCCCGCGTTGTTGCTGCTCTCCGGCGTCGCCGTCGTCGCGGCGGTGCTGGTGCTCGTGAGCGCGACCCGCCAGCGTCTCGTCCTCGTCGGCGTGGCCCTCGGCCTGGTCATCGGGACGGACCTGCTGGCGGTGCGCGTGTACCCGGCGCTGGTGGAGCGCTTCAGCGTGCAGCCCAACGAGGCGCAGCGTGAGGCGCCCTTCATCGCGCACAACATCGCCGCCACACGCCACGCGTACGGGCTCGACAACGTCACCGTGCGTGACCTGAACACGGCACGCGCGCTCACGCCCGAGGACATCGCGAACAACCAAGGCACGCTCGACAACGTTCGGCTCTGGGACCACCGCGAGTTGCTGGACACGTTCGCGCAGATCCAAGAGATCCGCACGTACTACGACTTCGAGTCCGTCGACAACGACCGCTACGTCGTGAACGGTCAGCTCCGCCAGATCATGCTCTCGCCCCGCGAGCTGCAGGCAGAAGCGCTGCCATCGCGCACGTGGATCAACGAGCGCTTCACGTTCACCCACGGCTACGGCCTGACCCTCGGCCCGGTGAACCAGGCCACCCCCGAGGGCCTGCCCGTGCTCTACGTCCAGGACATCCCGCCACAGGCGGTCGAGGGCACGACGTTCGAGGTCACGCGCCCAGGCATCTACTTCGGCGAGCTGAGCAACGACCACGTCTTCGTCCGCACGCGCAACGACGAGTTCGACCACCCCGCGGGCGACGAGAACGTCTTCACCACGTACACCGGGCGCGCTGGCGTGCGCCTGGACTCGGTCTGGACACAGCTGCTGGTGGGGCTGCGGTTGGGGCAGCTCAAGCTGCTCCTCAGCAACGACATCACCGAAGACAGCCGGGTGTTGCTGTACAGGAACATCCGCCAGCGGGCGGAGCGCATCGCGCCCTTCCTGACGTACGACCGGGACCCGTACGTGGTGCTGCGCGACAACGGGTCCTTGGTGTGGATCCTGGACGCGTACACACAGAGCGACCGCTACCCCTACGCGCAGCCCCTGGCCGACGGCACCAACTACATGCGCAACGCCGTGAAGGTGGTGATCGACGCCTACGACGGAACGGTGGACTACTACGTCAACGACCCGTCGGACCCCGTGCTCTCGACCTACCGCCACATGTTCCCAGAGCTCTTCCGCGACCTGAGCGACATGCCCGACGACCTGCAGCGGCACCTGCGCTACCCCGAGGACCTCTTCGGGGTCCAGACGCGGATGTTCACCACGTACCACATGAGCGAGCCCGAGCTGGTCTACAACCGCGAGGACCAGTGGGAGATCCCGCAGCTCACGCGGGCGGACGCGTCGCAGGCCATGGCGCCCTACTACACGGTCATGCGCCTGCCGGGGGAGCAGCAGGAGGAGTTCATCCTGATGCTGCCGTACACCCCCAAGCGCAAAGAAAACCTGGCCGCGTGGATGGTGGCGCGCAGCGACGGCGAGCACCGGGGCGAGCTGGTGGTGTACAAGCTCCCGCGCGACCGGCTGGTGTTCGGTCCGCAGCAGATCATGAACCGCATCCACCAGGACGCGGAGATCTCACGACAGGTGTCGTTGTGGGACCAGCGCGGGTCGCAGGCGCTGTTCGGCACGCTGTTGGTCATCCCCATCGAGGAGTCGCTGATCTACGTGGCCCCCCTGTACCTGCGCTCGTCGCGTGAGGGGGCGGGGACACGCGCGCCCGGCACGGGGCCCGCTGGGCGCATCCCCGAGCTCAAGCGCGTGATCGTGGTGTACCAGAACCAGATCGTGATGGAGTCCACGCTGGATCTCGCCATCCGACAGCTCTTCGGGGGCACGCCCAGCGCCCCTCACGCCGGCGCCGAGGGTCGCGCGGCCTCGAGCACGACGGACACCGCCACCGGGGTGGTCGCGCCCGCTGGGACGCTTGCAGATGCGCCGCCCACCGACGAGGGAGACGACACGCTGCCCGACCTCAGCACAGACCCCCGTGTGCGTGCCCACCAGCTGTACGAGCGCGCGCTACGGGCGCAGCGTGAGGGGCGCTGGGCGGACTACGGTGACTCCATCAACGCCCTCGGGGAGACGCTGAGCGAGCTGCGCAGCGACGCGGAGTCGCAGGCGGTGGACACCGGCAACGACTGA